agggtttagtaattaagatttagagtttagagtttagtatttagtaGTTGGTAGTTGGGGTTGAGATCAGCATTAACTTCTTACATGCAATCATAAACATTTCGTAATTTCATCAGTTTGTACTATTCTATTTATTGATTAGTAATTAGTTGATTGGGTTTAATGATTAGGTGATTGGGTTTAGTTTATATACGATTGGGATTGACATTGAAGCAAACATTACCACCTTCCATGAAGGCATAGTCATATCAACATTTGAGAAATATggtattttgttccattctatttgggtttatggtttatacttgggtttagggtttaatgattaagatttagggtttagaatttggaAGGTAGGATTGAGGTTTGAGTTTAATGACCTTATCATTATCGTTCCATTTCTCGATTAATAAAGAGTGTTCTATTTTGTTTCCCAATATGTAttatactatgtattttgttccattctatttgggtttagggttcagtaattaggatttagagtttagtatttgaaaaatataagttgaggtttgggtttagtgatagcagtttagggtttagtattcaaAAGTTAGGTTTATAATTAGGATTTAGAAGTTGTGTTTTGGGTTAGAGCCCTACACTATTTAAAAGTTAGGTCTCGATTTAGTTTAATGTTatactattttcatattttgataattGAGTTTAGGGCTGATAAttaaggtttatatttgggtttagtattttaaagtttggtttgtgtttagtatttaaaagttGTATATTGGGTTAATATGAAATGCATTCTTTATTGAAAAGTCTTATATTTTATCTATTCATTTTAGTGTCATTCAATCACctaattatagtttatatttggaTTACGATTTATGATTCAGTATTTAGGAGTTCAGATAGTATTTAGTATTTAAGGATTATGGATGTGGTTTTAGTCCTTCTGTACTACTTCGTGTGATATGGAATATAACATTCAGTACATACATATGTGGTCAATAAATATATAACGTGGATGTCTGTTTTTTCTCCACTTCTGACCATATATTATTTGCTATAATACTAGCCATATTTTTCTTTATCTATGTCATctcaccttcttctttttcacctGCTACTTGTACGAGAAATGGTTTAACCGGATCAAAAGAGACACAACTGTTAGTTgcttaattatgtcaaaatcaatgacCTACACTTAATTATCTTCCCAACTATTTCTCAAATTCACCCTTAATAAAATcagaagttgacaaaaaaaaactatttagatattttttttagggCAATTCTTCTAAATAGACAGTTTTcgagttttggtcacaaaaatagaccacaaggaggaaaatgaccaaaatgttttattaaggaggtaaatatacatttatacccctcGAGTTAACTAATCCAAATCTTATGGTTTATAGTTAAGAAGTATTTGGGATTGagctttaaaatttataaaataaaaaataaatattaaaaattttaaaataaaaattttaaaaatagctTCAAacagtattttcgaattacaaaaagaaaatttgaaaaaaaaattcaaaaaaaagaaattcaaaaaaacaattataaaaaagttcgaatttgaaaacatataatctaaaattataaaaaaaaaattcttttttttaatattttttttaattttttaatttttattttatatctagggtattagtgtcattttacctattaaataaaatattttagtcattttcctCCTATgggtatttctctttttttttttccccaaaacAATTCCCCTTTCTCTAGTTATCTCTCTCCGAGGAAAGAAAGACGAAGGAGGGTTCTCTTCACTTCAGTCTCCGGCGAGTTCTCCTCCGTCACAGGCTCCTTCCCTTTCGTCATCTCCGCCCCAACTCGCCGTCGTCTGTCATACGAAAAGAACCCTAAATCCGATTTCACTTTTGTCAAATCTGCCTTTCAATATAAGAAAATTGAACTTGTAAGTTCTAATCATGCAActctaaatttttgtttcatgttcTTATCATTTATTGTTTGATTGAGTGTTAGACTTCAAAAACACTAAATCCCAATTTTCTCATCCATTTTCCTGTAGTATTTGAGTCATATTCTGTTTTTCTCAATGTTTGATTTAGAGAACTTACTTTTTCAGCTATCTTTTCGGATACTTGAGCTCAGTGGTATATCGCTTTTCAGGTAATTGATTGAGTTTTGTTATTAGGTGTTACTTAACTGATGAAATTTATTTGCTTTTGTTTTGTGAATTACATGGATGTTTCAGACAGAACATAACTAATGTTATACTATCTATGCTTCCATAGGAGAGGAGGCTTTGATTTACTCACTCAGTGAGTTTGGTGTGTTAGTTTGTTTTTGTTACGTGAATTACAGGGATGTTATAGACAAACCAATGCCTCGAGGGGAGATTGTGGTAGGTGGTAACAGTGTAACATCAGATTACTTCAACAATCAAGCAAAAACCGATGAGGTTTACATGGTAGTAAAGCATGCTATAGCGCATAGGGAATTGTTCTTCTTTCCGTATAGATTTAACATGAAAATTTCAGGTTGATGAGAAGGGCACAAGGTGGTTTTACACTGGAGACATAGGGAGAGTCCACCCTGATGGATGTCTGGTGTGTAAGGCTCTCCTTTGGTTTCAGTTTCTGTTCTCTAGTGTTGAAGATGATAGAGTCAGTTTGC
This Brassica napus cultivar Da-Ae chromosome C6, Da-Ae, whole genome shotgun sequence DNA region includes the following protein-coding sequences:
- the LOC125588908 gene encoding uncharacterized protein LOC125588908, which encodes MGISLFFFPQNNSPFSSYLSPRKERRRRVLFTSVSGEFSSVTGSFPFVISAPTRRRLSYEKNPKSDFTFVKSAFQYKKIELLSFRILELSGISLFRDVIDKPMPRGEIVVGGNSVTSDYFNNQAKTDEVYMVDEKGTRWFYTGDIGRVHPDGCLVCKALLWFQFLFSSVEDDRVSLLPPKKFKTKYEG